In a genomic window of Phragmites australis chromosome 14, lpPhrAust1.1, whole genome shotgun sequence:
- the LOC133891251 gene encoding uncharacterized protein LOC133891251 produces MAAEMVGMLGSALAQEGVNGVSSYIASKLEDNASRAHIMARLEMALSQLEFALERTGKLPITYISLLRRMKMFKSAYIEGTDLLNKHKLLVVQDRQQEAGQAVTRYPFLERICRAKNLPISSLLGLNKDYLSASVVQIFEWYATCADKFVTDVESGCPLRRDTFRYPLVRRLLEGKTLQYETVNARQLHSFFIWPVRLEERGVEARLVYEYLERDSPEKRFRLRLMLRISEDTDIVGVAIKCLRSLTSQFKLVTESAVGVLTLLPQLQDISDSYAPPLDWSEESYADRTKLWRPDPLCCAGNAVPSHGVPEPVIAIGFCCYISAPDYILHSSTDSVGTNAPPLYLVAGFVPHHICAAPGIVLSYGGKEERVGGSIQQMGEMLRSKAIDCVVRQPEPTVYDLSRHSPHGFARITLRKAGDELAWPKPTAAPARGRSAAKRKRYKFV; encoded by the coding sequence ATGGCGGCGGAAATGGTGGGAATGTTGGGTTCAGCCTTAGCTCAGGAGGGCGTGAACGGAGTGTCATCGTACATAGCAAGCAAGCTTGAGGATAACGCGTCCAGAGCACACATCATGGCGAGGCTCGAGATGGCACTGTCGCAGTTGGAGTTTGCTCTCGAGAGGACCGGGAAGCTGCCAATCACATACATCTCGCTGCTTCGTCGCATGAAGATGTTCAAGAGTGCGTACATCGAGGGCACAGACCTGCTCAACAAGCACAAGCTGCTAGTTGTACAAGACAGGCAGCAAGAAGCGGGACAAGCGGTAACGCGCTACCCCTTCCTTGAACGGATTTGTCGTGCTAAAAATCTGCCCATCTCATCTCTCCTTGGCTTGAACAAGGATTACTTGAGTGCTTCTGTTGTCCAAATATTTGAATGGTACGCAACTTGTGCTGACAAGTTTGTAACCGACGTGGAGTCCGGCTGCCCACTCCGCCGCGACACCTTTCGCTACCCCCTTGTCCGGCGACTTCTTGAAGGGAAAACTCTCCAGTATGAAACGGTGAATGCAAGGCAACTGCACAGTTTTTTCATATGGCCTGTGCGTCTAGAAGAGCGTGGCGTAGAGGCACGGCTGGTATATGAATATTTGGAGAGGGACAGTCCAGAAAAACGATTTCGTCTACGTTTGATGCTACGAATCTCGGAAGACACCGACATAGTAGGGGTTGCGATCAAATGCCTGCGGTCATTGACCTCTCAGTTCAAGCTTGTGACTGAATCCGCAGTAGGAGTGCTCACTCTACTGCCTCAGTTGCAAGACATTTCCGACTCCTATGCTCCTCCATTAGATTGGAGTGAAGAATCATACGCTGACCGTACAAAGTTATGGCGCCCAGATCCACTATGTTGCGCTGGCAACGCTGTTCCGTCACATGGAGTTCCAGAGCCAGTTATTGCTATCGGTTTTTGTTGCTATATTTCAGCGCCAGACTACATCTTGCATAGCTCAACTGATTCAGTGGGCACAAACGCACCACCTCTGTATCTGGTGGCTGGCTTCGTGCCTCATCATATCTGTGCAGCTCCGGGGATCGTACTTAGCTACGGAGGCAAAGAAGAACGTGTAGGTGGTAGCATACAACAAATGGGGGAGATGTTAAGATCAAAGGCGATCGATTGTGTCGTTCGTCAGCCAGAGCCGACGGTCTACGATTTGTCTCGGCACTCTCCGCATGGTTTTGCACGCATTACTTTGCGCAAGGCAGGCGACGAGCTAGCATGGCCGAAACCAACGGCAGCTCCAGCACGCGGCCGGAGCGCTGCCAAGAGAAAGCGATACAAGTTTGTTTAG